TACGAGACGACTTACTCCATAAAGAAAATGCTCCGCGTCGAAATGGGGGTTCCCAACGCGGAGCACTTACTCTTGCCCGAAGCTTACTGCCAGCCTCCGCCAAGTGCCCGATACAACTGGACGATAGTGACCAGCTCGTTGCGGCGCAACTGTGCCAGCCGGAGTTCCGCGTCGAACAGATCACGGTCGGCATCCAACGCATTCAGCAGCGTGTCCACGCCACCGCGATACCGCACATACGACAACCGCGACCTATCCTGCAACGTTCCGACCAGCGCTTCCTGACGACCGCGCACGTCACGAACCTTCTCGTACTGGATCAGCGAATCCGACACCTCGCGGAATGCCGTTTGGATCGTCCGCTCATACTGCACGAGCGCCAACTTCTGCTGGGCTTCCGCGAACTTCACGTTGGAGCGTAGGCGTCCTCCCGTAAAGATTGGCTGCGCCACCTGCGGAGTGAACTGCCAGGTCTTATTCGCCCCGGTAAACAGGCTCGAAAGTTGATTGCTCTGGAATCCGAGCAAACCCGTCAGGCTGATCTGCGGAAAATACGCAGCACGGGCTACGCCGATCAGCGCGTTGGAGGAAATCAGGTTTTGCTCCGCTGCACGGATGTCGGGCCTGCGCGCAAGTAGGTCTGACGGCAATCCCGCCGGCAGAGATGGTGGTTGTTCCTGTTGGGTCAGTGCCAGCGTTCGCTTTACAGGGCCGGGACTTTCACCCGTCAGCAGGCGTAGCAGGTTTTCCGTCTGGGCGATGTTCTGCTCTATCTCCGGAATGGCCTCGCCTGCAACCTGCACCAGTTGCTCAGCCTGGCGAACGTCGAGAGTAGAAGCCACACCCACTTTCTCGCGACTCCTGATAAGTTCCAGCGAGTTCTCGCGGCTTGCCAGCGTACGCTTCGCGATTTCCAATTCCGAATCCAGTTCCAGCAATTGGAAGTACGCAGTAGCGACATCCGCAACAAGCGTCGTCACCACGGCCTTTTGTGTCTCTTCCGTGGAGAGCAACTGTGCTCTCGCTGCTTCTGTGGCCATCCGCAGACGGCCCCAGACGTCCAATTCGAACGACAGTAAGTTCAGTCCCACGGATCCAAAAGTCCGTGTTGTGTCTGCGTTCTGTGGAACCGTGAACGAGCCATTTCGTGAAAACCGCTGGGTTGTCACGCCGGCACTGCCGTACACCGTCGGCAATTGATCGGCCCGGGTGATGCCGAGTTGCGCTCGCGCAGCTTCCACGCGAGCCACGGCCTCGCGGAGGTCGTAGTTACTTACCAGTGCCTTGCGAACCAGTTCCTGCAGTTGTGGATCCTTGAAAACCTGGAACCACTTCTCGTCCGCAAGCGACGCAGCATCGCTTGCTCCCGCCGGAGCGGAACGGAACTCCGGCGGTGTAGCGACCTGCGGACGCTGGTATCTCTTTCCGACGGTGCAGCCCGCAAGCAGCACGAGGACAAGAACAAGTGAGCTGAGATGAGCGATTTTCCGAATCATGCAACCACCTCCAGGGCGGTTTCTTCTTCATCGCTCTGCACAACCTCGTGAACACGATTGCGCGCAACGACCATGTAGATCGAAGGCACCACGAACAGCGTGAATACCGTACCGATGATCATTCCGCTCACCAACATGATGCCGATGCTGTTGCGAGCGCCTGCTCCCGGTCCCGTTGCCAGGATGAGCGGGAAATGGCCTACCACCGTTGCAGCCGTCGTCATCAGAATCGGACGCAACCGCGTTCCGGCCGCTTCTATGACCGCACTAAGTTTTTCGTGTCCGGCCTCCTGCAGTTCATTGGCGAACTGCACGATGAGGATGCCGTTCTTTGATACCAAGCCGACCAGCGTAATTAGTCCAACCTGGCTGTAGATGTTGAGCGTGGTGAATCCCAGGAACGAGAACATCAACGCACCCGAGATCGCCAGTGGAACTGACCCAGCAAGAATGATGAACGGATCGCGGAAGCTCTCGAATTGCGCCGCCAGCACCAGGTAAATCAGGATGCCAGACAGGAGGAACGTTCCAAGGAACTTGCTCCCTTCCACGCGCAGCTGCCTCGACTCACCGGCATAATCCACCGTAAAGCCGTTGGGCATGATCTTCTTTGCTTCCGTCTCCAGGAACGTAAGCGCCTGATCCAGCGACACGTTCGGCGGAATCACGCCTTGAATCCTCACCGCATTGAGCTGCTGGAACTTTTTCAGTTCACGCGGCTCAGTCGTGGTGCGCAGAGTTGCGAACGTTGACAGAGGCACCAGCTTGCCACCGCTGCCACTGACATAAATTTGCTCGAGCTGATCGGGCGTCAGGCGCTCCACTCTCTTAGCCTGAGGGATCACCTTGTAGCTCCGTCCCTGAATACTGAAACGGTTCACGTAATTGCCGCCCATCAGTGCTGAGAGATCGCGTCCCGCCTGGCTGAGATCGACCCCCTGCGAGCGAACCTTGTCACGATCGAAGACAACTTCCGTCTGCGGCTGATCGAATTTCAGATCCGCATCGGCGAAGATGAACATGCCGCTCGCGAACGCCTTCTGTACGAGTTGGTTCGCTAGATCGACAAGTTCCTTCGGTTCGGCCGACGAGGCAATCACGAAGTCCACCGGGAAATCGCCGCCACCGGGTAGCGGTGCGGGCGTAAGTGGAATTACGCGGATGCCGGGAATCTGTGACAGAGGCCCGGTGGAAGCCACCAGTAGTTCCTGCGTGTTTCTCTTGCGCTCGCTCCAGGGCTTCGTCACCATGCCGCCAAATCCGCCACTTGGTGAGGTGATTTGGAAGATGCTGCCCGCCTCTGGAAATGAGTGATACACGTCATACACCTTCTGCGTGAACAGCTTCGTCTGGTCGAGCGTGGCATTGGGCGCCGCTTGGATCACTCCGAATACAACACCCTGATCCTCCGCAGGAGCCAGTTCCTTCATCGAGAACATGTAGAACGGGACTGCCAGTAACAGCACGATGGCCCAGACAGTGATCACCACTGGACGGTAGTGAAGCGTTCCCGTCAGCCTGCGCTCGTAGCCGCGACGAACCTTCTCGAAGTTCCGGTTGATCCATCCTGCGAAACCGCGGTCCGTATCACCGGCTTTGAGCAGCCTCGAACTCATCATCGGCGACAGAGTCAGCGCCACGACGCCTGAAACCGTTACTGCACCAGCCAGCGTGAACGCGAATTCCCGGAACAACGCACCCGTAAGTCCGCCCTGCACACCCACCGGCGTGTAAACGGCAGCGAGCGTAATCGTCATCGCAATGATCGGACCGACCAGCTCGCGGGCCGCATCGATAGCGGCTCGCATTGGCGTTTTGCCATGATGCAGGTGACGCTCGACGTTTTCGACTACGACAATCGCGTCGTCCACCACCAATCCCACGGCCAGAACGATTGCCAGCAGCGTCAGCAGGTTGATGGTGAATCCCGCAACCAGCATGAGGAATACCGCACCGACCAACGAAATTGGAATCGCCACAATTGGGATCAGCACCGACCGCACCGAACCCAGGAACAGGAAGATCACGATGATCACGATGATCAGCGTCTCCGACAACGTGCTCAGCACTTCGTGGATCGCATCCTGGATGTAAGCCGTCGAGTCATAGGGAATACCGAGCTTCATCCCGGCGGGCAGTTGTGACCGCAGTTCTGGAACTGCTTCGCGAACCTTCTGAATTACTTCCAGCGAGTTCGCGGTCGGCAAAACCCAGATGCCCATAAACGTGGCGGTCTCGCCGTTGAAGCGGACATCCTCGTCATAGTTCTCGGCGCCCAGCACCACATCCGCGACATCGCCCAACCGCACGATCGTGCCCTTCTCTTCCTTCACGACCATGTTCCGGAACTCTTCCGGCGAACGGAGATCCGTATTCGCGACGAGGTTCACCGACACCATCGAACCCTTGGTGCGGCCCAATGCAGACAGGTAGTTATTCTTCGCCAAGGTGTCCTGCACCATCGACGGAGAAATACCCAGCGCTGTCATCTTGTCGGGCTTCAACCAGATTCGCATCGCAAAGGTCCGGTTACCCAGAATGTCAGCTCGCTGAACTCCATTGATGGCGCTCAACTTCGGCTGAACCACACGCGTAAGATAGTCGGTGATCTGGTTCTGATCCAGGTCCGCCGAAGAGAAGCCAAGGTACATCGCTGCAAACTGCTGGTCGGCAGTTTCCAACTCGATGATTGGCGCCTCCGCTTCCGGCGGAAGGTCGTTGCGCACTTGCGCTACCTTCGCCTGGATCTGCGTCAGCGCTGCATTCGTGTCGTAGTTCAGCTTCAGGTGAACCGTGATCGTGCTAGCACCCTGGGCACTCGACGACTCCATGTAATCGATGCCGTCGGCGCTGGCAATCACGCGCTCCAACGGAGTCGTAATGAATCCGCGTACCAGGTCAGCGTTCGCTCCCACATAGACTGTGGTCACTTTCACAACTGCGATATCGCTACGCGGATACTGCCGGACGCTCAGTGAGCGGATCGATTGCAGGCCGGCAATCAAGATCACCAGGCTCACCACAACCGAAAGAACAGGCCGCTTAATAAATAGATCCGTAAACTTCATAACTCCTCAGTTGTCTTCCGGCTTAGGGTCCGGACTGTTCGAAGGTTGAACCGAGTTGTTGACCGTGATCGGTGCGCCATTGCGGAGGCGGAACGTGCCCGAGGTGACGATCTCTTCTCCTGGCTTGATGCCGGATAGAACTGCTACTTGATCACCACGCGCAGGGCCAACCTTCACGAATTGTTGCTTCACTCCGCGATACTGCTTCCCGTTCGGGTCTTTCAGGTCCGAGATAACGAAGATTGAATCTCCGAATGGCGCATAATTGATTGCCGACGCCGGAACCGTCATGATCGACTGCGCAGCGCCCGTCTGCAATTCCGCCTCGACGAACATGCCCGGTCGCAGAGTACCCTTCGGGTTCGAAACCGTGACCTGAACATTGACGTTTCGCGTGGCTTCATCGATGACGGAATCAATCGCGCTTACCCGCCCTTGAAGCTTCAGTCCCGGTATGTCGCTCGCCGTCAGATGCACCGTTTGGCCTACTTTCACGCTCAAGGCATTCTGTTGGGGCACGCCAAAGTTCACGTAAATCGGGTTGAGTGACTGAAGTGGCACAATCGGGCTTCCCGGAGACAGATACTGTCCGAGGTTTACCTGTCGGATGCCGAGCGCTCCGCTGAACGGAGCACGCACGGTTTTGCGTTCAATCGTCGCGCGGATCTCGCCGACTTTGGCTTCGGTCGAACTCTTCTCTGCTTCCGCCTGGTCATAGTCAGCGCGGGCGATTGCTCCTTGCTCGACCAGCGTCTTCATACGGTTGTAGTTCAACCGCGCAAGATCGCGCTGCGCTTCGGCCGCCGCAAGTTGCGCGCGTTCCTGGCGAGTATCGAGTTGCACCAGGACATCGCCGGCCTGCACTACTTTTCCGGACTGAAAGGTGATCTTGTCCACGATGCCGGGCAGGTCAGCACTCACCGTCACACCTTGTACTGGCACGACCGTGCCGACCGACTTCATCGACGACGACCAGTTGTCGTTCTTCACCACGATCGTGGTCACAGCGGTTGGTGGCGGCGTGAAGCTCATCTGCTTCATGGCCGCCTGCACCTGCTGAAATTTCGCGAATGCCAAGCCCCCTATAACAATGAGAGCGATACCTAACGTTAGAAATATCTTCTTTGCCATCTTTCACCCCTGAACTTCTCTCGATCGAAACTTAACTGGCGAGGCGGTGGGCCGCCATCGCCGAACTCTTGATCGTCTCTGCTGCGTTCCTTCCAAGTATCTCCATGGCCCGCAGCTTTGCGTTCTCCACCTCTTGCGGACGGCACTTGAGAAGGATCGCCGCATCCTGAATGGTGAACTGATTCAATACGGTGAGAACGAATACGAATCTTGCAAACGTGTCCAGTCGTAGCACCAGGTCAAACTCTGGGCTCGCGCCAGCGTATGCGGCGTTTCGCGTATCCATCTTGCCCGCGCTTGGACCGATCATCTCGATTGCATTCTCAATCACCGCAATTCGCGCCCACGAACGCGCCCAATCGCGGAACACCGTCGTTGATTTCCGGCACTTCTCCAGCGCGGCGAGGAAGCACTTCTGAGCTTTAGCTTCGTCGCCAGTTAGCACCATCGCCAATTGGAATAAGGAATCCATATCGCGGTTGAAAATCGTGCAAAACTCATCCGCTGAGGTATAAAACGCCGCCCGACCGGCACGAACTGCGGTCGCGCTAAGAGCCATCGTCTCTGCGCTAGTCATGCTTTGTGCTCCTCTCCGTTGAGCAGTAGCGGGCTAATTGCTTCACCAGGTGCTTGATCATGATTCCGCGGCAGCAACTGAACTGTGCGCCCTCTGTCTTCATATGACGGAGCAACAGTTCGCCCTTTACACTTATGTCCGTCACGTCTTTCAGTTCGATCAGCACTTTTGTCTTTTCATTAAGCTGGCGTATTTCTCGCCAGGTACGTTCCAGTTCCGCGAGCCACGGATCCGTAAGCTTGCCTTCTAGAACCAGAGTCCTTTGGCCCGCGCGCATGAATGAAGTGATCTTCAGCATTGCCATTCGGAAGAATGCACGAGTGCTGCCATTCCTTCTTCTAGACAAGTGATCAGCTAAACGATGTGGTGAGAGTAACTTGCGAGTGTTAGAGCGGGATCACACTTAGCGAAAGTGTCGAAAGTAGTGTCGAACGGTGTCGAAAGTGTCGACAGGTGTCGAAGCTACGACACCTGTTGACTCGGAGCAGTGATACCCAGTTTTTTCATTCGCGAGATGAAAGTGGTCCGTTTTAAGCCAAGACGTGCAGCGGCGCCCTTCGTTCCACCGACCTGCCAATCGGCTTCGTTAAGAACGCGGAGCATTTCCTGCCTTTCATCGGACGGAACCGAAGCAGCAGGCCCGGTTCGTCCCACTCCATTGCGGAGTTCCTTCAATGGGAAATTCAATGCCGACCCACGGGATAGGATCACCGCGCGTTCGACGAAATTCTCCAGTTCGCGAATGTTCCCTGGCCAGTGCCATGCCATCAGTTCCTTCATCGCTGAGGCAGGAATGGCATCGATCTGTTTCTCCATCCGGCGTGCGTATTTCTGGGCGAAATACCTTACCAGCAGAGGAATATCGTCCGGTCGCTCCCGAAGCGGAGGAATGCGGATCGGAAACACATTCAACCGGTAATAGAGATCGCTGCGGAACTCCCGGTTTTCGATCATCTTTTCCAGGTCGCGATTCGTTGCCGCCACCAGGCGCACATCCACTTTCTTCGTGACTGTGCTTCCGAGGCGCTCAAACTCGCGTTCCTGCAATGCGCGCAACAACTTCGGCTGGATCTCGAGAGGAATATCGCCAATCTCATCCAAAAACAGCGTACCCTTATCCGCCAGTTCCAGTCGCCCAAGTTTCTGCGTAACGGCGCCCGTGAAGGCTCCCCTCTCGTGGCCGAAGATTTCGCTCTCCAGCAATCCGGTCGGGATCGCCGCACAGTTCATCTTCACAAAAGTTCTCTCACTGCGACGGCTCCGTTCGTGTATCGCGCGTGCGATCAATTCTTTTCCTGTGCCGGTCTCTCCGAGCAGCAGGACTGTGGAATCGCTGCCTGCAACGGTATCCACCAGATGCAGCACATTTCTGAGCACGGAACTCTGGCCGACGATACCTTCGAAGTCGATCTCCCCGCGGATTTCATCTTCAAGGTAGAGTTTCTCTTGTGCGAGTTTCTCCTTCAACTCGGCAATCTGCCCGTACGCCAGCGCGTTCTCGACGGCGATTGCAATCTGGCCCGCAATCTGCCGCAGGAAACTGATTTCCTCCGCCCCAAAACCTTCTTCCGTGAACCGCGACAGCGCCAACACCCCCAGTGCCCTTCCGCGACTGATAAGCGGCACAAAACAGCAGGAGTTCAGTCCTTCTCGCAACGCCGGATGTGGGTCACACCCTGGCTCCAAGTTCACATCCGACTTCTTTTTTGTCTGGGGCTGCCCTGTTCGAAAGGCCACCCCAAGCGGCGAATGGTCGATATCGATCGGGGTCTCCGAGGTGAGGAACCCCTTCCCGTCAGGAAAGTCCAGCGCATAAAAATGAAGCTGTGTCCCGTCCGCGTTGGGAAGCGCGACTCCAGTAGCATCGCACTTCATTACATTACGGACACTAACGGAAACCTCACGCAGCAGATCGCGCAAATCGAGGCTCGTGACAAGCCTGTTCGTCAGGTCCAACGTGAGTTGCAGGAGATCTTTCTTGCGCTGCAATGCAGCCTGTGCCTTGGCAGACTCTTCTGCGCTCAACGCACTGTCGACCGCCAGCGCAAGGTGGTCGGACACCAGCGTCAAAAATCGAACCTCGTCCTCAGAGTAGGCGTTGGGAACCGACACACCAATGGCTAATGTTCCCAGGCGGCGCTGCATGGTGCTGAGCGGCAGTGCGACCGACGACCGAATTCCGTAATACTCCAGCATTTCCCGCAGCCGTGGATAACGGGTTTCCTCCTGCCAGTCGGCGATGATCACCGGCTGCTGGCTCTCATACGCGAGTCCGGTGGGCGATTCGTCCGGAGGAAATTGCGGAGTCGGAACCTCTCCGGGATCATCGAAGGCTTGAAAAACACGCCATTTCACATGGCCGGTCGCCTCGTCGATTACGGTGATCAGGACATAGTCGAATCGGACGAATCTTTGCAACTCGCGGGCAAACCGTTCCATGACCGCGCGCGAGTCCCGGCGGCACACAGCGACTGCAGCCGACGCGCGCAGGAGTGCCTCGTAACGGCGGATAGACGTATCGTAAGGAACTGGGATTGCAACCGAACCAGAGACCATGATCCCCAACCTGCGAACTTAGGCTTGTAGTGTGGGATTTCGCTCGGTTGTATTTGGATTCAAAAAAGCAGCGCCTTAATATCTCTAAGTTGTGGATTTTTCGGTCAGCACGCCAAATCCAGCAATCCGCGACAGGCGAATCATCGCAGGCAACGACGCTGAATCGACAGCACTTAGGGTCAGGCGCCGGCTCGCATCTTAGCCGAGAGTTCCTGGCTCCACGACATGCGCCGAAGTGGTGGTGCACCCGCGGCCTCCCATGCCAGCCTCGCGCAGCCGAGCAAGTTCACCACATCGCCCAGCTTGCTGACGGCAACTTTTACCTGCTTCACGGCCAGGGGTTGCCCACTGGCGAGCATCGTCTGTTTCAAGGACTCTATATAGAGGTCAGCAGCCGCGGCCATACCTCCGCCGATAACGATGATCTCGGGATCGAAAAGACTGACAAGGTTCGCGAGACCTCGTCCGAGGAGCTCACCTACATTGTGGAATATCTGAATTGCGACTTGGTCGCCACGCCTGGCAGCTGCCGCGACATCGTAAGCGGTGATTCGAGCAGAATCGAGGCTTGCCAACTCCGTCTGCGCACCAGCTTCGATCTGCTGCCGTGCTGA
This Terriglobales bacterium DNA region includes the following protein-coding sequences:
- a CDS encoding efflux transporter outer membrane subunit; translation: MIRKIAHLSSLVLVLVLLAGCTVGKRYQRPQVATPPEFRSAPAGASDAASLADEKWFQVFKDPQLQELVRKALVSNYDLREAVARVEAARAQLGITRADQLPTVYGSAGVTTQRFSRNGSFTVPQNADTTRTFGSVGLNLLSFELDVWGRLRMATEAARAQLLSTEETQKAVVTTLVADVATAYFQLLELDSELEIAKRTLASRENSLELIRSREKVGVASTLDVRQAEQLVQVAGEAIPEIEQNIAQTENLLRLLTGESPGPVKRTLALTQQEQPPSLPAGLPSDLLARRPDIRAAEQNLISSNALIGVARAAYFPQISLTGLLGFQSNQLSSLFTGANKTWQFTPQVAQPIFTGGRLRSNVKFAEAQQKLALVQYERTIQTAFREVSDSLIQYEKVRDVRGRQEALVGTLQDRSRLSYVRYRGGVDTLLNALDADRDLFDAELRLAQLRRNELVTIVQLYRALGGGWQ
- a CDS encoding efflux RND transporter permease subunit, which produces MKFTDLFIKRPVLSVVVSLVILIAGLQSIRSLSVRQYPRSDIAVVKVTTVYVGANADLVRGFITTPLERVIASADGIDYMESSSAQGASTITVHLKLNYDTNAALTQIQAKVAQVRNDLPPEAEAPIIELETADQQFAAMYLGFSSADLDQNQITDYLTRVVQPKLSAINGVQRADILGNRTFAMRIWLKPDKMTALGISPSMVQDTLAKNNYLSALGRTKGSMVSVNLVANTDLRSPEEFRNMVVKEEKGTIVRLGDVADVVLGAENYDEDVRFNGETATFMGIWVLPTANSLEVIQKVREAVPELRSQLPAGMKLGIPYDSTAYIQDAIHEVLSTLSETLIIVIIVIFLFLGSVRSVLIPIVAIPISLVGAVFLMLVAGFTINLLTLLAIVLAVGLVVDDAIVVVENVERHLHHGKTPMRAAIDAARELVGPIIAMTITLAAVYTPVGVQGGLTGALFREFAFTLAGAVTVSGVVALTLSPMMSSRLLKAGDTDRGFAGWINRNFEKVRRGYERRLTGTLHYRPVVITVWAIVLLLAVPFYMFSMKELAPAEDQGVVFGVIQAAPNATLDQTKLFTQKVYDVYHSFPEAGSIFQITSPSGGFGGMVTKPWSERKRNTQELLVASTGPLSQIPGIRVIPLTPAPLPGGGDFPVDFVIASSAEPKELVDLANQLVQKAFASGMFIFADADLKFDQPQTEVVFDRDKVRSQGVDLSQAGRDLSALMGGNYVNRFSIQGRSYKVIPQAKRVERLTPDQLEQIYVSGSGGKLVPLSTFATLRTTTEPRELKKFQQLNAVRIQGVIPPNVSLDQALTFLETEAKKIMPNGFTVDYAGESRQLRVEGSKFLGTFLLSGILIYLVLAAQFESFRDPFIILAGSVPLAISGALMFSFLGFTTLNIYSQVGLITLVGLVSKNGILIVQFANELQEAGHEKLSAVIEAAGTRLRPILMTTAATVVGHFPLILATGPGAGARNSIGIMLVSGMIIGTVFTLFVVPSIYMVVARNRVHEVVQSDEEETALEVVA
- a CDS encoding efflux RND transporter periplasmic adaptor subunit translates to MAKKIFLTLGIALIVIGGLAFAKFQQVQAAMKQMSFTPPPTAVTTIVVKNDNWSSSMKSVGTVVPVQGVTVSADLPGIVDKITFQSGKVVQAGDVLVQLDTRQERAQLAAAEAQRDLARLNYNRMKTLVEQGAIARADYDQAEAEKSSTEAKVGEIRATIERKTVRAPFSGALGIRQVNLGQYLSPGSPIVPLQSLNPIYVNFGVPQQNALSVKVGQTVHLTASDIPGLKLQGRVSAIDSVIDEATRNVNVQVTVSNPKGTLRPGMFVEAELQTGAAQSIMTVPASAINYAPFGDSIFVISDLKDPNGKQYRGVKQQFVKVGPARGDQVAVLSGIKPGEEIVTSGTFRLRNGAPITVNNSVQPSNSPDPKPEDN
- a CDS encoding sigma 54-interacting transcriptional regulator; amino-acid sequence: MVSGSVAIPVPYDTSIRRYEALLRASAAVAVCRRDSRAVMERFARELQRFVRFDYVLITVIDEATGHVKWRVFQAFDDPGEVPTPQFPPDESPTGLAYESQQPVIIADWQEETRYPRLREMLEYYGIRSSVALPLSTMQRRLGTLAIGVSVPNAYSEDEVRFLTLVSDHLALAVDSALSAEESAKAQAALQRKKDLLQLTLDLTNRLVTSLDLRDLLREVSVSVRNVMKCDATGVALPNADGTQLHFYALDFPDGKGFLTSETPIDIDHSPLGVAFRTGQPQTKKKSDVNLEPGCDPHPALREGLNSCCFVPLISRGRALGVLALSRFTEEGFGAEEISFLRQIAGQIAIAVENALAYGQIAELKEKLAQEKLYLEDEIRGEIDFEGIVGQSSVLRNVLHLVDTVAGSDSTVLLLGETGTGKELIARAIHERSRRSERTFVKMNCAAIPTGLLESEIFGHERGAFTGAVTQKLGRLELADKGTLFLDEIGDIPLEIQPKLLRALQEREFERLGSTVTKKVDVRLVAATNRDLEKMIENREFRSDLYYRLNVFPIRIPPLRERPDDIPLLVRYFAQKYARRMEKQIDAIPASAMKELMAWHWPGNIRELENFVERAVILSRGSALNFPLKELRNGVGRTGPAASVPSDERQEMLRVLNEADWQVGGTKGAAARLGLKRTTFISRMKKLGITAPSQQVS